In one Novosphingopyxis iocasae genomic region, the following are encoded:
- a CDS encoding CheR family methyltransferase, with protein sequence MSEHIEDIEIQLLLDALYRHYHYDFRHYARASIKRRLLQARDKWGFDSISAIQSAVLHDETMLPQLLDFLTVQVSEMFRDPGYFRALREQVVPHLRTYPSLKVWVAGCSNGEELYSLAILFAEEGLAQRTIFYATDINPAALKAAQAGIYPMDRIRLFTENHQLSGGRSSLSDYYTANYDRAIFDKSLRERTVFSDHSLVTDAAFGEMHLISCRNVLIYFDRALQDRAVGLFGESLARGGFLGIGSKESLRFSNQAAAFAPFVREQKIYRRKIL encoded by the coding sequence ATGAGCGAGCATATCGAGGATATCGAGATCCAGCTGCTGCTGGATGCGCTCTATCGCCACTATCACTACGATTTCCGGCATTATGCCCGCGCCTCTATCAAGCGGCGCCTGCTGCAGGCGCGCGACAAATGGGGCTTTGACAGCATCTCGGCGATCCAGTCCGCCGTCCTGCACGACGAAACCATGCTGCCGCAGCTGCTCGATTTCCTGACGGTTCAAGTGAGCGAGATGTTCCGCGATCCGGGTTATTTCCGGGCGTTGCGCGAACAGGTCGTGCCGCATCTTCGCACCTATCCGTCGCTGAAAGTCTGGGTTGCTGGCTGCAGCAATGGCGAGGAGCTCTATTCGCTCGCCATTCTGTTCGCCGAGGAAGGGCTGGCGCAGCGGACCATCTTCTACGCTACCGATATCAATCCGGCGGCGCTGAAAGCGGCCCAGGCAGGCATCTATCCTATGGACCGCATTCGCCTGTTCACCGAAAATCACCAACTATCCGGTGGCCGGTCTTCGCTATCGGACTATTATACCGCCAATTATGACCGGGCGATTTTCGACAAATCCTTGCGCGAGCGGACCGTTTTCTCCGATCATAGCCTGGTGACCGACGCGGCCTTTGGCGAAATGCACCTGATATCGTGCAGGAATGTCCTGATCTATTTCGATCGGGCGTTGCAGGACCGCGCCGTCGGCCTGTTCGGCGAATCGCTTGCGCGCGGGGGCTTTCTCGGCATCGGATCGAAGGAAAGCCTCCGCTTTTCCAACCAGGCCGCCGCCTTTGCCCCTTTCGTGCGCGAGCAGAAGATTTATCGCAGGAAGATCTTGTGA
- a CDS encoding chemotaxis protein CheB, with protein MKKRAVVIGASAGGVQALSQLLPDLPPDFPVPVMIVVHIPARRDNALVELFDRKCRMAVKEAEDKEPLAAGTIYFAPPDYHLLVEADGTLALSSDETVNHSRPAIDVLFETAADAFGPALTGILLTGANHDGARGMRAMSDAGSLCIVQDPASAEIATMPEAALAACPNARAMELHEIEQLLEAMVER; from the coding sequence GTGAAGAAGCGTGCGGTGGTCATCGGCGCGTCGGCCGGCGGGGTTCAGGCGCTTTCGCAGCTGCTACCAGACCTGCCGCCGGACTTTCCGGTGCCGGTGATGATTGTCGTCCACATTCCGGCGCGCCGGGACAATGCGCTCGTCGAGCTGTTCGATCGCAAGTGCCGGATGGCGGTTAAGGAAGCGGAGGACAAGGAACCGCTGGCCGCGGGCACGATCTATTTCGCGCCGCCCGATTATCATCTGCTGGTGGAAGCCGATGGTACGCTCGCGCTGTCTTCCGACGAAACCGTCAATCACTCGCGCCCCGCGATCGATGTATTGTTCGAAACCGCTGCCGACGCCTTTGGCCCGGCGCTGACGGGCATCCTGCTGACAGGGGCAAATCATGACGGCGCGCGCGGTATGAGGGCCATGTCCGATGCAGGCTCTCTTTGCATCGTTCAGGATCCGGCAAGCGCGGAAATTGCCACCATGCCGGAGGCCGCGCTTGCCGCATGTCCCAACGCCCGCGCAATGGAACTGCACGAAATCGAACAATTACTGGAGGCGATGGTCGAACGATGA
- a CDS encoding hybrid sensor histidine kinase/response regulator yields MTDPVKFLLVDDLEENLIALQALLARDGLLLHTARSGEEALELMLDNDYALALLDVQMPGMDGFELAEFMRANERSRHIPIIFVTAGTADASRRFRGYEAGAVDFIQKPIEADILRSKSNVFLDLYAQRRQITAQRDELAVLTAALQDADQQKNRFLAVLAHELRNPLAVLSSGLNILERASEGSSADRVRQSMRQNMLHVSRLVDDLLDINRIEHGKISLQSQTVELQQLLPTALDLNRLGIAEGNHQLIVDVPDAPILLEADPARLIQIISNIVGNAARYTTRGGEIRVDVSREDSFAVIIISDNGIGIAPEKQARIFDMFEQSNSGLGTVGDGLGIGLALVKQLVELHGGTIGLRKSLPGEGSTFEVRLPVKS; encoded by the coding sequence ATGACCGATCCCGTCAAATTCCTGCTTGTGGACGATCTGGAGGAGAACCTGATCGCGCTGCAAGCCTTGCTCGCGCGGGACGGGTTGCTTCTGCACACCGCCCGAAGCGGTGAAGAAGCGCTCGAGCTGATGCTGGATAATGATTATGCGCTCGCCCTCCTGGATGTGCAGATGCCGGGTATGGACGGTTTCGAACTCGCCGAATTCATGCGCGCCAATGAACGATCGCGGCACATCCCGATCATTTTCGTGACGGCCGGCACGGCAGACGCCTCGCGCCGCTTCCGGGGCTATGAAGCAGGCGCGGTCGATTTCATCCAGAAGCCGATCGAAGCGGACATCCTGCGCTCCAAGTCGAACGTGTTCCTGGATCTTTACGCGCAGCGCCGTCAAATCACCGCGCAGCGCGACGAGCTGGCCGTGCTGACCGCCGCCCTGCAGGATGCCGACCAGCAGAAGAACCGTTTTCTGGCGGTACTCGCCCACGAATTGCGCAATCCGCTGGCGGTGCTTTCCTCCGGTCTCAACATTCTGGAGCGCGCGTCCGAAGGCAGCAGCGCGGACCGCGTACGGCAATCGATGCGCCAGAACATGCTCCACGTCTCGCGCCTCGTCGACGATCTGCTCGACATCAACCGGATCGAGCATGGCAAGATTTCGCTGCAAAGCCAGACCGTCGAGCTACAGCAGCTGTTACCCACCGCGCTGGACCTCAACCGGCTCGGCATCGCCGAGGGCAATCATCAGCTGATCGTCGATGTGCCCGACGCGCCGATCCTGCTGGAAGCCGACCCTGCCCGTCTGATCCAGATCATCAGCAATATCGTCGGAAATGCCGCGCGCTACACGACCCGCGGCGGCGAAATCCGGGTCGATGTGTCGCGCGAAGACAGCTTCGCCGTCATCATCATATCCGACAATGGCATCGGCATCGCGCCGGAGAAACAGGCGCGGATTTTCGATATGTTCGAACAGTCGAACAGCGGTCTTGGCACGGTGGGCGATGGGCTGGGAATTGGCCTGGCCCTCGTCAAACAGCTTGTGGAGCTTCACGGCGGCACTATCGGGCTGCGCAAAAGCCTCCCCGGTGAAGGCAGCACTTTTGAAGTGCGCCTTCCCGTCAAATCCTAG
- the adh gene encoding aldehyde dehydrogenase produces MDMQTNPAAAMTAPFAERYDNFIGGKWTAPKDGRYFDNISSVTGKAVGQIARSQAADVEAALDAAHAAKDAWGRTSVGERALILNRIADRMEENLQKLAIAETWDNGKPLRETTAADIPLAIDHFRYFAGCIRAQEGGISEIDQDTVAYHFHEPLGVVGQIIPWNFPILMAVWKLAPALAAGNCVVLKPAEQTPASIMVLMELIGDLLPAGVINVVNGFGVEAGKPLASSNRIAKIAFTGETTTGRLIVQYATENLIPVTLELGGKSPNIFFEDVCREDDDYLDKAIEGFVMFALNQGEVCTCPSRALVHENIYDCFMERAIQRVEAIKAGNPLDMETMIGAQASSEQQQKILSYIDIGKQEGAELLTGGEAARFEGDIAGGYYVKPTVFRGHNRMRIFQEEIFGPVLAVTTFKDQDEALQIANDTLYGLGAGVWSRDANTCYRFGRAIQAGRVWTNCYHAYPAHAAFGGYKQSGIGRENHRMMLDHYQQTKNMLVSYSPKKLGFF; encoded by the coding sequence ATGGACATGCAGACCAACCCCGCCGCTGCGATGACGGCGCCGTTCGCGGAACGCTACGACAACTTCATCGGCGGCAAATGGACCGCGCCGAAAGACGGGCGCTATTTCGACAATATCTCGTCGGTCACCGGCAAAGCCGTCGGCCAGATCGCGCGCAGCCAGGCGGCGGATGTGGAAGCCGCGCTGGATGCCGCCCATGCCGCAAAGGACGCCTGGGGCCGCACCAGCGTGGGCGAGCGGGCGTTGATCCTGAACCGGATCGCGGACCGGATGGAGGAGAACCTTCAGAAGCTCGCCATCGCGGAGACATGGGACAATGGCAAACCGCTGCGTGAGACCACGGCCGCGGACATTCCGCTGGCGATCGACCATTTCCGCTATTTCGCCGGCTGCATCCGCGCACAGGAAGGCGGCATTTCGGAAATCGATCAAGACACGGTCGCCTATCACTTCCATGAACCGCTGGGCGTGGTCGGCCAGATCATCCCGTGGAACTTCCCCATCCTGATGGCGGTGTGGAAGCTCGCCCCCGCGCTGGCGGCTGGCAACTGCGTGGTGCTCAAACCCGCCGAGCAGACCCCGGCCTCCATCATGGTGCTGATGGAGCTGATCGGCGACCTGCTGCCCGCAGGCGTGATCAATGTGGTGAACGGCTTCGGCGTGGAAGCGGGCAAGCCGCTCGCCAGCAGCAACCGCATCGCCAAGATCGCCTTTACCGGCGAGACGACGACCGGCCGCCTCATCGTGCAATATGCCACCGAAAACCTGATCCCGGTGACGCTGGAGCTGGGCGGCAAGAGCCCGAACATCTTCTTCGAGGACGTGTGCCGGGAGGATGACGATTATCTCGACAAGGCGATCGAGGGCTTCGTGATGTTCGCGCTCAATCAGGGCGAGGTCTGCACCTGCCCCAGCCGCGCGCTGGTGCACGAGAACATCTACGACTGCTTCATGGAACGCGCGATCCAGCGCGTCGAGGCGATCAAGGCGGGCAACCCGCTGGACATGGAAACGATGATCGGGGCGCAGGCCTCGTCTGAGCAGCAGCAGAAGATCCTCTCCTATATCGACATCGGCAAGCAGGAAGGCGCCGAACTTCTGACCGGCGGCGAGGCGGCGCGGTTCGAGGGTGACATCGCGGGCGGCTACTATGTGAAGCCCACCGTGTTCCGCGGCCACAACCGGATGCGGATTTTCCAGGAAGAGATCTTCGGCCCGGTCCTCGCGGTCACGACCTTCAAGGATCAGGACGAGGCGCTGCAGATCGCCAACGACACGCTTTATGGCCTGGGTGCAGGGGTGTGGAGCCGCGATGCCAACACCTGCTACCGCTTCGGCCGCGCGATTCAGGCGGGCCGGGTTTGGACCAATTGCTACCACGCCTATCCCGCGCATGCGGCCTTCGGCGGCTACAAGCAGTCCGGCATCGGGCGCGAAAACCATCGCATGATGCTCGACCACTATCAGCAGACCAAGAACATGCTGGTCAGCTACAGCCCGAAAAAGCTCGGCTTCTTCTAA
- a CDS encoding GAF domain-containing protein — protein MSSTTRAAQSLVAASWCRSGLKHGLDAGAAQKPELVSQSDLMQRQRRHELMLEVARPLLDQLFQTVAATGCAVMLSDNDGVILEARSQEGDRDMFDQVGLTPGGIWSESREGTNGIGTCLVEGRPVTIHRDQHFACRNIGISCMDAPVRDAGGRLVGALDISSCRDDHSLATAALVQNIVQDAARRIESGVFRRYFEGHRIIDANLPGGDAALLAVDRDDLVIGATHAARRRFSLSDDCLTACRSASDILGGAAPDSFRDSDRAVLRRALASADGNATRAAKALGIGRATLYRRMEKAGLSRG, from the coding sequence TTGAGCTCAACGACGCGCGCCGCGCAGTCGTTGGTTGCGGCCAGCTGGTGCCGGTCCGGGCTCAAGCACGGTCTCGACGCCGGGGCCGCGCAAAAGCCGGAACTCGTGTCTCAAAGCGATCTGATGCAGCGGCAGCGGCGCCACGAACTCATGCTGGAAGTAGCCCGTCCGCTGCTCGACCAGCTGTTCCAGACCGTGGCGGCTACCGGATGCGCCGTGATGCTGTCCGACAATGACGGCGTGATCCTGGAGGCGCGGAGTCAGGAGGGGGACCGCGATATGTTCGATCAGGTGGGCCTCACCCCCGGCGGCATCTGGAGCGAAAGCCGGGAGGGCACGAACGGGATCGGCACCTGCCTGGTGGAAGGCCGCCCGGTGACCATCCACCGCGATCAGCATTTCGCCTGCCGCAATATCGGCATCAGCTGCATGGACGCGCCCGTGCGCGACGCAGGCGGGCGGCTGGTGGGCGCGCTCGATATTTCGAGTTGCCGGGACGACCACAGTCTGGCCACGGCTGCGCTGGTTCAAAACATCGTGCAGGATGCGGCGCGCCGGATCGAAAGCGGAGTCTTCCGCCGATATTTCGAGGGCCACCGGATCATCGATGCGAACCTGCCCGGCGGCGATGCGGCCCTGTTGGCGGTGGACCGCGACGATCTGGTGATCGGTGCCACGCACGCCGCGCGCCGCCGCTTCAGCCTGTCCGACGACTGCCTGACCGCCTGCCGCAGCGCGTCCGACATTCTGGGCGGAGCGGCGCCTGACAGCTTCCGCGACTCGGACAGGGCGGTGCTGCGGCGCGCTTTGGCGTCGGCCGACGGCAACGCCACACGCGCCGCCAAGGCGCTCGGCATCGGCCGTGCCACGCTCTATCGGCGCATGGAAAAGGCCGGCCTTTCGCGCGGCTGA
- a CDS encoding efflux transporter outer membrane subunit, producing the protein MKKILSAMVAASALLSLAACKTAGPDYRTPPVLTGEAPAPELSDNGPAFTSQPLPDHWWQLYRDPALDALVEKALVHNTDLRSAAANLARALALLGAADARRLPETSLSVNPTYGQQSADAVGAPQALDPGPVYKAGEMISYDFDLFGRLKRGVEAQDANAGAALAALDLARVNVAAQTTLAYVDSCSANLRIAVQKEAIGRAQQNLDVTQRRFAAGITGRNDVVRARTLLRQTEASLPPLLTDRRSTLLRLATLTGDLPENEPSAAAACTEPPILADPIPTGDGRALLRRRPDVREAERRLAQSIAQIGVQAADLYPSISLGASIGTTATKIEDIVRDRAFRWSIGPLLTWTFPNRSVARAQLAAANSQAEARLADFDGTVLTALRETETSMARLAQDLDRAEDLRLAEEDAALAARNVRRLYKGGVAGFLDVLDAERTLIQSKTELASARAQVATDQVRVFEALGGGWRDAPAIIRKPLTPVIQQP; encoded by the coding sequence ATGAAGAAGATTCTCTCCGCGATGGTGGCCGCTTCGGCGCTGCTCTCGCTGGCCGCATGCAAGACGGCGGGGCCGGACTATCGCACGCCGCCGGTGCTGACCGGCGAGGCTCCGGCACCCGAGCTGTCCGACAATGGACCGGCCTTCACCAGCCAGCCGCTGCCCGACCACTGGTGGCAGCTCTATCGCGATCCGGCGCTGGATGCGCTCGTCGAAAAAGCACTGGTCCACAACACCGATCTGCGTTCGGCGGCGGCGAACCTGGCCCGTGCGCTGGCACTGCTGGGGGCGGCGGATGCGCGGCGGCTTCCGGAGACATCGCTCAGCGTCAACCCAACCTATGGCCAGCAGTCCGCTGATGCCGTGGGCGCTCCGCAAGCGCTCGATCCGGGGCCCGTCTATAAAGCGGGCGAAATGATCTCCTACGATTTCGACCTGTTCGGGCGGCTGAAGCGCGGAGTCGAGGCACAGGACGCCAATGCCGGAGCTGCGCTGGCGGCGCTCGATCTTGCCCGCGTCAATGTCGCTGCGCAGACGACGCTCGCTTATGTCGACAGCTGCTCGGCCAATCTGCGCATCGCGGTGCAGAAGGAGGCGATCGGCCGGGCGCAGCAGAATCTGGACGTGACGCAGCGGCGCTTCGCTGCGGGGATTACGGGCCGCAACGATGTGGTGCGCGCGCGCACGCTGCTGCGCCAGACCGAGGCATCGCTGCCGCCGCTGCTGACCGACCGCCGCAGCACGCTGCTGCGGCTCGCAACGCTGACGGGCGATCTGCCCGAGAACGAGCCGAGCGCGGCGGCGGCTTGCACCGAGCCTCCGATTCTCGCCGATCCGATCCCCACCGGGGACGGACGCGCGCTGCTGCGCCGCCGCCCGGACGTGCGGGAAGCAGAGCGGCGGCTGGCCCAGTCGATCGCGCAGATCGGCGTTCAAGCGGCCGATCTCTATCCCTCGATCAGCCTTGGCGCATCGATCGGCACCACCGCGACGAAGATCGAGGATATCGTGCGCGATCGCGCCTTTCGCTGGAGCATCGGTCCGCTACTTACCTGGACCTTCCCCAATCGCAGCGTCGCACGGGCGCAGCTCGCTGCGGCAAATTCGCAGGCAGAAGCGCGGCTTGCCGATTTCGACGGCACCGTGCTGACCGCGCTGCGCGAGACGGAAACCAGCATGGCCCGCCTGGCGCAGGATCTGGACCGGGCGGAAGATCTGCGGCTGGCGGAGGAGGATGCGGCGCTGGCTGCGCGCAACGTCCGGCGGCTCTACAAGGGCGGGGTCGCCGGCTTCCTAGATGTGCTGGATGCCGAGCGCACGCTGATCCAGTCCAAGACCGAACTCGCCAGCGCGCGCGCGCAGGTCGCCACCGATCAGGTGCGCGTGTTCGAGGCGCTGGGCGGCGGATGGCGCGATGCGCCCGCGATCATCCGCAAACCCCTGACACCGGTGATCCAGCAGCCATAA
- a CDS encoding efflux RND transporter periplasmic adaptor subunit, translating into MTRLVPHIGRILLTLLMVALAIAAVVWIWRYYETDPWTRDGKVRVDVVEVSADVSGIVTDVLVRDNQPVKAGDPLFVIDRARFQTKLAQVDAGIENARASLANARRDSARYQSLGDLVSAEVRDQRATAVQLARADLRQKIADREMAELDLDRATVRARVNGLVTNLGLRPGDYVQTGKPVFALVDTDSYYVVGYFEETKLDEFRIGDKARVTLLGNDDRAILGHVDSISGGIDDRESQPSNNELPNIQPTFSWIRLAQRVPVRIVIDRIPGDMRLIAGRTASVTIVPTAVPRRTVGRPVTPARPKTTLRQGQPPLAD; encoded by the coding sequence ATGACCCGCCTGGTTCCCCATATCGGCCGCATTTTGCTGACCCTGCTGATGGTGGCGCTCGCCATCGCGGCGGTCGTCTGGATCTGGCGCTATTACGAGACCGATCCCTGGACGCGCGACGGCAAGGTGCGCGTTGATGTGGTGGAAGTCAGCGCCGATGTATCCGGAATCGTGACCGACGTGCTGGTGCGCGACAACCAACCGGTGAAGGCCGGAGACCCGCTGTTCGTGATCGACCGTGCGCGTTTCCAGACCAAACTGGCGCAGGTCGATGCGGGAATCGAGAATGCGCGCGCCTCGCTTGCCAATGCGCGGCGCGATTCGGCCCGTTATCAGTCGCTTGGCGATCTGGTGTCCGCCGAAGTGCGCGATCAGCGCGCGACGGCGGTGCAACTGGCGCGCGCGGACCTGCGGCAGAAGATTGCCGATCGGGAGATGGCCGAGCTGGATCTGGACCGCGCGACCGTGCGCGCCCGGGTCAACGGGCTCGTCACCAATCTCGGCCTCAGGCCGGGGGATTATGTGCAGACCGGCAAACCGGTGTTCGCTCTGGTGGATACCGACAGCTATTATGTGGTGGGCTATTTCGAGGAAACGAAGCTCGATGAGTTCCGGATCGGGGACAAGGCGCGCGTCACGCTGCTGGGCAATGACGATCGCGCGATCCTGGGCCATGTCGACAGCATCAGCGGCGGGATCGACGACCGCGAGAGCCAGCCTTCGAACAACGAACTGCCGAATATCCAGCCCACCTTCAGCTGGATCCGCCTGGCCCAGCGCGTGCCGGTGCGCATCGTAATCGACCGGATTCCGGGCGATATGCGGCTGATCGCGGGGCGCACGGCGTCGGTCACCATCGTGCCGACCGCCGTGCCGCGTCGCACGGTGGGCCGTCCCGTGACGCCCGCCCGCCCCAAAACGACGCTGCGCCAAGGCCAGCCGCCTTTGGCTGACTGA
- a CDS encoding DUF1656 domain-containing protein, whose product MTTQWLIGDTVSISTIVPAVLGGLLLAGLLSWLLARLRLYRFIWNRPLFELALFLILTGAIVALFPNPVASG is encoded by the coding sequence ATGACGACCCAATGGCTCATCGGCGATACGGTCAGCATTTCCACCATCGTCCCGGCGGTTCTTGGCGGGTTGTTGCTTGCGGGCTTACTGTCCTGGTTGCTCGCACGGCTGCGGCTTTATCGTTTCATCTGGAACCGCCCGCTCTTCGAACTGGCGCTGTTCCTGATCCTGACGGGCGCCATCGTTGCGCTATTTCCTAACCCCGTTGCTTCGGGCTAA